The Pocillopora verrucosa isolate sample1 chromosome 14, ASM3666991v2, whole genome shotgun sequence genome has a segment encoding these proteins:
- the LOC131782379 gene encoding uncharacterized protein, whose product MPFSLHSHSGQFCKHAFCTLEEVVQRAIEVGFTHYGLSEHMPRYEAEDLYDEEIEENLTPADLQNMFNDFVKEARHLQAKYKDKICLLIGLETEVIREDSFDQIRALKKQHELDYIVGSVHHVDGIPIDFSNELFDKAVEQAGGTEEVMCQYFDHQYQLIKELKPEVIGHFDVIRKYRPDIEFTDILWEKIVRNVRAGMSYGALFEINCSGASPTKKLKCPYPHPRIIELLVASGAKLTLSDDSHGTGDVGFWYNNLPQHLATYRVSELYYLDRAQVTNDSAGQEKRVVSKKLTDCWKHPFWEKCVETIKYDK is encoded by the exons ATGCCATTTTCTTTGCACAGTCACAGTGGGCAGTTCTGTAAGCATGCTTTCTGTACTTTAGAAGAGGTCGTACAAAGAGCAATCGAAGTTGGTTTCACTCACTACGGGCTTTCAGAGCATATGCCAAGATACGAAGCCGAAGATCTGTACGATGAAGAAATTGAG GAAAATTTGACACCTGCTGATCTTCAGAATATGTTTAATGACTTTGTTAAGGAAGCCAGGCATCTTCAAGCAAAGTACAAAGACAAGATTTGTCTCCTTATTGGCTTAGAAACTGAGGTTATCAGAGAAGACAGTTTTGATCAGATAAGAGCACTGAAAAAACAACATGAATTGGACTATATTGTTGGATCAGTTCATCATGTGGATGGAATTCCCATAGATTTCAGCAATGAACTGTTTGATAAAGCAGTGGAACAGGCAGGTGGAACAGAAGAAGTCATGTGTCAATACTTTGATCATCAGTATCAGCTAATAAAGGAGTTAAAACCTGAAGTTATTGGCCACTTTGATGTcatcaggaaatatcgaccTGACATTGAATTTACAGATATCCTATGGGAAAAGATTGTTAGGAATGTAAGAGCAGGGATGTCTTATGGAGCTTTGTTTGAGATAAATTGCAGCGGTGCATCACCAACAAAGAAACTTAAATGTCCATACCCACATCCAAGGATTATTGAG CTTTTAGTGGCATCTGGGGCTAAATTGACTCTGTCAGATGATTCACATGGAACAGGAGATGTTGGTTTCTGGTACAACAACTTGCCCCAGCACTTAGCAACTTACAGGGTCAGTGAACTTTACTATCTGGACAGAGCACAGGTGACCAATGACTCAGCAGGACAAGAAAAAAGAGTTGTGTCTAAAAAGTTAACAGACTGTTGGAAGCATCCATTTTGGGAAAAATGTGTGGAAACTATAAAATATGACAAATGa
- the LOC131782377 gene encoding cell adhesion molecule Dscam1, whose protein sequence is MSLMKMMDFGRNFLMIHLTWVLINLAGISSASSTPGQPKNLHVSSVHDLTITLRWRRPLTTAGLTDNSTLSYTVSYKVDQDSSLKRLIVPTESAQLDLAFKKWYKIFVQAMHRQDHQIKGAWSRKLVVNTNNLVPAKPTNFKIASIREIGSKFQATLTWDKPTTTTSGITDSSTIKYYISYKVLKSGPNRQTQSSSERYSLRSLAAASTYQIKVRAFKTSKPEMVSEWSDPKILQTNESRPSKPPGNVRAVSNTPSSLTVSWSPIPKDGQNGVILGFVVFYCEQTDCESNKWTKNYVKLVFSHQLQGLVSGKQYSVKIAGYTKIGEGRKSKPIKRVVIGGSFLTTTRETTSQKSTTIAPETTQSTPIKSTKTVTVHVETVTNVSTESLTTIVVFPTEPKKTEPTLSRTVATVQSTLSSEKAATSHPSEPFTPVVAKLDQARKTSKDNMLNKILIIGAPVGGAILLVIIFVIVFTLTRKRSRKRRQLLQNGAKPRRSRNMVTRGAYSVRYESPSAASTLGGDSMTEGLLPTADEPDQPEILVEQPNGTVPSTDTENVPLVASGYSEKCDPLRVDLNSEQSKLDDGASAGLYDSIGSLTKIGCAPNGGKSDDEDRYVTQDQINAARQATREESQSQAQASPDEGHYKIPKEVAMEDFYKRPKDVLNGSNTYVNMNGLQTENLYETVGPKRPEEPVYENTPGGDEEHADTEGGIQPDLL, encoded by the exons ATGTCACTAATGAAGATGATGGattttggaagaaatttctTGATGATACATTTGACCTGGGTTCTAATAAACCTGGCTGGAATAAGCTCAGCTTCGAGCA CCCCAGGTCAACCAAAAAACCTTCACGTTTCAAGTGTTCATGACCTCACGATCACGCTACGGTGGAGAAGACCGCTGACTACTGCAGGCTTAACAGACAACTCCACACTGTCCTATACTGTATCATATAAGGTTGATCAGGATTCTTCCCTTAAACGGTTGATCGTACCAACAGAGAGTGCTCAGCTTGATTTAGCTTTTAAGAAGTGGTATAAAATATTTGTGCAGGCCATGCACAGGCAGGATCATCAAATCAAAGGCGCTTGGTCCCGCAAATTGGTGGTCAACACAAACAACTTGG TTCCAGCGAAACCCACCAATTTTAAGATTGCCAGTATCAGGGAAATAGGGTCCAAGTTCCAAGCGACATTAACTTGGGACAAGCCAACCACAACTACCAGTGGGATAACGGATTCGTCCACAATTAAATATTATATCAGCTACAAAGTTCTCAAAAGTGGTCCCAATAGGCAAACGCAGAGTTCTTCAGAAAGATATTCTCTTCGCAGTCTTGCAGCGGCCTCAACATATCAGATAAAAGTCAGAGCTTTTAAGACCTCTAAGCCAGAGATGGTTAGCGAATGGTCCGACCCCAAAATACTTCAAACAAATGAATCAA GACCGAGCAAACCACCAGGAAATGTCCGAGCCGTTTCTAACACACCTTCATCGCTAACAGTCTCATGGAGTCCAATCCCTAAAGATGGTCAAAATGGCGTCATTTTGGGCTTCGTTGTGTTTTACTGTGAACAGACTGATTGTGAATCGAATAAATGGACTAAAAACTATGTAAAACTAGTTTTTTCTCACCAATTGCAAGGTCTTGTGAGTGGAAAGCAATACTCTGTCAAAATAGCGGGATATACGAAGATTGGTGAGGGAAGGAAGTCTAAACCGATTAAGAGGGTTGTTATCGGAGGCTCATTTCTCACAACTACAAGAGAAACTACTTCACAAAAGTCAACAACGA TTGCCCCAGAAACGACGCAAAGTACGCCGATCAAGTCTACAAAAACAGTGACTGTGCATGTGGAAACAGTGACAAATGTTTCAACAGAGAGCCTGACGACAATTG TTGTATTCCCCACCGAGCCAAAGAAAACAGAACCGACTTTATCAAGGACTGTAGCAActgttcaatcaacactttcCTCAGAGAAGGCTGCAACAAGCCATCCGTCTGAGCCGTTCACACCAGTGGTTGCTAAACTTGATCAAG CAAGAAAAACATCTAAGGACAACATGCtaaacaaaattctcataaTTGGTGCTCCTGTGGGCGGCGCCATTCTCCTGGTCATCATATTCGTAATTGTCTTCACCTTAACGCGGAAACGTTCACGCAAAAGAAGACAGCTGCTTCAAAATGGCGCCAAGCCAAGGCGGTCAAGAAATATGGTAACAAGAGGGGCGTACAGCGTCCGATATGAGTCTCCTTCCGCGGCATCCACCCTCGGTGGAGACTCCATGACCGAGGGGCTGTTACCTACTGCAGATGAACCAGATCAACCTGAAATTCTTGTAGAGCAACCAAATGGAACAGTACCTAGCACAGACACGGAAAATGTCCCTTTGGTGGCTTCCGGTTATTCAGAAAAATGCGATCCTTTGCGGGTTGATTTGAATTCGGAGCAGAGTAAACTCGACGACGGGGCATCTGCGGGATTGTACGACAGTATTGGATCTCTGACAAAAATTGGATGCGCGCCCAATGGCGGGAAAAGTGATGATGAAGATCGTTATGTCACTCAAGATCAAATCAACGCCGCGCGCCAAGCCACGCGTGAGGAGTCTCAGTCTCAGGCTCAGGCTTCTCCGGACGAGGGTCATTATAAAATACCCAAAGAAGTAGCGATGGAGGACTTCTATAAAAGACCTAAGGATGTTCTTAATGGCAGCAACACGTACGTGAATATGAATGGACTGCAAACAGAAAACTTATATGAAACCGTCGGGCCAAAAAGGCCTGAGGAGCCAGTATACGAGAATACGCCCGGTGGTGATGAGGAGCACGCAGATACTGAGGGTGGAATACAACCCGatttattgtaa
- the LOC131782381 gene encoding tumor suppressor candidate 2-like: MGSVVSNMYGGLQYMMSCGGDNQTFPDNGRSSLAATPFVWKRTSSMYFDEDGDLAHEFYEEVKPNKKGKKYSMKKVTRRLLPQGLVDLPYPRLNVDFPVVMCEAY; this comes from the exons ATGGGATCTGTTGTTTCTAACATGTATGGAGGGCTACAGTACATGATGAGTTGTGGGGGAGACAATCAAACGTTCCCTGATAATGGCCGATCGTCTCTCGCCGCGACGCCATTTGTTTGGAAACGTACCAG CTCCATGTACTTTGATGAAGATGGTGATCTAGCCCATGAATTTTATGAAGAAGTTAAACCAAACAAGAAAGGGAAGAAGTATTCCATGAAGAAAGTAACTCGGCGACTATTACCTCAAGGACTAGTTGATTTACCGTATCCAAGATTAAATGTGGATTTTCCAGTTGTTATGTGCGAGGCATATTAG
- the LOC131782378 gene encoding ras association domain-containing protein 5 isoform X2: MVSFDLNRSESIFNNPKAKKKTVTVVLLKYCKYTCHRRCKEDVDLDCTGGWLYERMMSVDEVTMKTLHLVDQGEKRKEPFILYTDSPTGSLLREKIDEYNSSTTGLIMSMRTEDTYQGFIRVNMNLLRPIHIIEGERPLSIFQTAVKSKDDDDLNQKTSQRTSFFLPLETEKALHVTSETTVHQVIVALLKKFKVADNPRKFALFECYQEEDDHIILRRMSDFEKPLVLRLLWGGADIRHKFSLQENETGDIVWEVFSIPELQNFMKILDKEEEEHILQVEEKYRLYKERLEQALALVQPNQTVCDEEKPPSDEFGETARL; the protein is encoded by the exons ATGGTTTCTTTTGATCTAAATAGGAGCGAGAGCATTTTCAATAACcccaaagcaaagaaaaaaacagtgacAGTAGTACTGCTCAAAT ATTGCAAGTATACTTGTCACAGACGATGCAAAGAGGATGTGGATTTAGACTGTACTGGAGGCTGGCTGTATGAAAGAATGATGTCAGTTGATGAGGTGACCATGAAGACATTGCATCTTGTAGATCAG GGAGAGAAGAGGAAAGAACCGTTTATTCTGTACACAGACTCCCCAACAGGAAGCCTCCTTCGTGAGAAAATTGATGAATACAATTCAAGTACAACTGGACTTATAATGTCTATG AGGACTGAGGACACATACCAAGGCTTTATCCGTGTTAATATGAACTTACTCCGACCAATCCACATCATCGAAGGAGAGAGACCTCTGTCAATTTTTCAGACTGCTGTAAAGTCAAAGGATGATGATGATCTGAATCAGAAG ACTTCTCAGCGGACATCATTTTTCCTTCCACTTGAGACTGAGAAAGCTTTACATGTAACCAGTGAAACTACTGTTCATCAG gTCATTGTAGCTCTTCTCAAGAAGTTCAAAGTTGCTGATAATCCAAGAAAATTTGCATTATTTGAGTGTTACCAGGAAGAAGATGACCATA ttattcTTCGTCGGATGTCTGACTTTGAGAAACCCCTGGTGCTAAGGTTACTTTGGGGTGGAGCAGATATAAGACACAAATTCTCACTCCAGGAGAATGAAACAGGAGATATTGTG tgggagGTATTCTCCATACCAGAGCTTCAAAATTTCATGAAGATACTGGACAAAGAAGAGGAGGAACACATATTGCAG GTAGAAGAAAAGTACAGACTTTACAAGGAAAGATTAGAGCAGGCTTTGGCACTGGTACAACCAAACCAAACAGTCTGTGATGAAGAAAAACCACCTTCTGATGAGTTTGGTGAAACAGCAAGATTATAA